Genomic window (bacterium):
AACGAACGGTGATCGGCGATCACGTTCCGGAGAACCGCATGGATCGAGCCCATTCGCCCACTTCCTCTCTCGACGAGCTCTGCGCCCTCGCCGTCGCCGGCGACGAGCGCGCCCGGTCCGAGCTTTTCTCCGCCCTGCGCGTAAGGTTCCTGCAGGTCGCCAAACGTAGGGTGCACGGAGATCACCTGGAGGACGTGGTCCAGGATGCTCTGAAGATCGTACTCGACAAGTACCACGCCAGGACCGGGGACACCGGCATTCTCGTCTGGAGCTTCACCGTGTTGAGGAACGTGATCGGCAACCATTACCAGTCCCGCAAGCGCGACGTCGAACGCACGACCCACGTGGAGGACTGGCAGACCTTCCGCTCGGCGGCCGTGGTCATCGATCCCACCCAGGATCGGGAGACCACGGAGTTCACGAGCCGGCTGGAGGACGCCGTCGCGGCGCTGGCCCGCAAGTCGCCGCGCTGTGGCAGGCTCTTCGCGAATCTGCTGGAGAGCTACCGGCGCGGAGGCGGTCAGCGCGAGGTTTCCCAGCGCGCCCTCGAAATGGCTCGACGCGAGGATCCCGGCATATCCCGCAACTCCTTCTACGTGGCTCTGCATCGCTGCCGCGCGCAGTTGCGCGCCCTGCTCGATGCCGAGGAAGGGAGCCTGAGCCATGTCTGAAAGCAAGGATACACGCATCCCCGCGGCCGCGGACCTGCTGGCCGCCTACGAGCTGGGACTGCTCGACGCGGAGGACCGTCTCCGCTTCGAACGCGGCACGCTGGACGATCCGGATCTGCTCGAGGAGATCTTCGCACACGCGCCCGAGGCGCAGGCGCTGCGCGACGATCCCGCGCGCTACCGGAAGGCGCTGGAGACCGCCCTGCGCGAGGCCGGATCCTCGCCGGCGGAACGCCTGGCAGGATGGCTGCGCGCCCTGCTGTCGCCGCGCGTCCTGGCGCCCGTCGTGGTGGCCGTCGCCGCCGTCTTCGTGCTGGTGCTCATGCCCGATGGCGACGAACTGCGCCGGATCGCCGTGCTCGAACCCGCCCCCTACGTCCAGGTCGACACCCGCGCCGCCGAATCGGATGCCGCGGTCCTGTTCCGCGAAGCCATGTCCCAGTACACGTCCGCCCGCTACGGCGACGCCGCCCGCCTGCTGGACGAGGCCCTGGCCGCCGGCGACGCGAGCTGGCACCAGGACGCGCAGGCGCGCCTCTACCTGGGCGTCAGCCGCCTGCTCGACGGCGATCCCGCCGGGGCCCTGTCGCCGTTGCGCGAAGCCGCCGGCTCGTCGCAGTTGGCGATCGCCGAGCGGTCCCGCTGGTACCTGGCGCAGGCGTACCTGCTGTCCGGCGACGCCGGCGCCGCGCGCGAGGCGCTGCTCTCCCTGACCGACAGCCCCGTCCTCGGCGCCGGCGCTGCGGAGCAGCTGGCGGCGCTCGAGCGCCTGGGCGACGGTTGAGCGGTCTCCGGGTCGATGTGAACATCCAGGCGATTCGTCCGTATATTCCCTCGTGAGAAAACCCCACCGCAACCGGGAGCCGGACGTGTTCGATCGTCGCCTTGTCTTGACCCTGCCGCTTCTCTGTCTTTCCGTCGCCGCGGACGCGATCCCGTCGCTCAACGAGATCCGCGTCGATCAGGTGGCCGATGACGTGGACGAGTACTTCGAGCTGTCCGGAGCGCCGGGCGAGTCCCTGGCCGGTTACTGGTACGTGGTGATCGGAGACGGCGGCCAGGGCTCGGGCGTCGTGGAGGCCGCCATCGATCTGTCCGGTCACGCC
Coding sequences:
- a CDS encoding RNA polymerase sigma factor, coding for MDRAHSPTSSLDELCALAVAGDERARSELFSALRVRFLQVAKRRVHGDHLEDVVQDALKIVLDKYHARTGDTGILVWSFTVLRNVIGNHYQSRKRDVERTTHVEDWQTFRSAAVVIDPTQDRETTEFTSRLEDAVAALARKSPRCGRLFANLLESYRRGGGQREVSQRALEMARREDPGISRNSFYVALHRCRAQLRALLDAEEGSLSHV